Proteins encoded within one genomic window of Bradyrhizobium sp. 186:
- a CDS encoding SDR family NAD(P)-dependent oxidoreductase, with protein sequence MSEFKQLSRSVKGLTVLVTGAASGMGRATACVFAAEGANVAVTDYDEQGAQAVANEIVASNGSAKAWKLDVADGGEIKRVVGDVAAHFGGLDIIVNNAGISVRVAIDDDAYEDAWAKGIAVMLTAHPRIIRAALPHLRKSKSPRIVNIASTEALGATALHSPYSAAKGGVASFTRSLAVELGREGITVNCICPGPIRTGITDRISEEHKTIYAKRRTALGRYGDPEEVAHMTLSLCLPAASFLTGAVIPVDGGLMARNA encoded by the coding sequence ATGTCCGAGTTCAAACAGCTCAGCCGATCCGTGAAGGGCCTGACCGTTCTCGTCACCGGCGCGGCCAGCGGCATGGGCCGCGCGACCGCCTGTGTGTTCGCGGCCGAAGGTGCGAACGTCGCCGTCACCGACTATGACGAGCAAGGTGCGCAAGCGGTCGCGAACGAGATCGTCGCAAGCAACGGTTCGGCAAAAGCCTGGAAGCTCGACGTCGCCGACGGCGGCGAGATCAAGCGTGTGGTCGGCGATGTCGCGGCGCATTTCGGCGGGCTCGACATCATCGTCAACAATGCCGGGATCTCCGTGCGCGTTGCGATTGACGATGACGCCTACGAGGACGCCTGGGCCAAGGGCATCGCCGTGATGCTGACGGCGCATCCGCGCATCATCCGTGCCGCGCTGCCTCATCTGCGCAAGTCGAAGAGCCCGCGCATCGTCAACATCGCCTCGACCGAGGCGCTCGGCGCCACCGCGCTGCATAGCCCCTATTCGGCGGCGAAGGGCGGCGTGGCTAGCTTCACCCGCTCGCTCGCGGTGGAGCTCGGCCGCGAGGGCATCACCGTCAACTGCATTTGCCCGGGCCCGATCCGCACCGGGATCACCGACCGCATCTCCGAAGAGCACAAGACCATCTACGCCAAGCGCCGCACCGCACTGGGCCGCTACGGCGATCCCGAAGAGGTTGCGCATATGACGCTCAGCCTGTGCCTGCCCGCGGCCTCGTTCCTCACCGGCGCGGTGATCCCGGTCGATGGCGGCCTGATGGCCCGCAACGCGTAA
- a CDS encoding SDR family oxidoreductase translates to MANELDFSGKQVLVVGGSSGIGNGIAQAFHAKGAHVAVCGTRAHAEDYSPEEGSDLTGLSYAQLDVSNAGAIEAFTPSFDRLDILVLAQGAVLYRRGEFEMAGFRKVVEINLMSLMACATRFHSMLRDAKGALIMVSSTAAYHSTMGNPAYNASKTGAVGLTRTLGEAWAEDGIRVNGIAPGLVDTKMTKVTTDNPKRLEGALSRIPLRRLGTPADMAGAALFLASPLSSYIVGQTLVVDGGLIL, encoded by the coding sequence ATGGCGAACGAACTCGATTTCTCAGGCAAGCAGGTGCTGGTCGTCGGCGGTTCGAGCGGCATCGGCAACGGCATTGCGCAAGCCTTTCACGCCAAGGGCGCGCATGTCGCAGTTTGCGGCACGCGTGCTCACGCCGAGGACTATTCGCCGGAGGAAGGTTCTGACCTCACCGGTCTTTCCTATGCCCAGCTCGATGTCAGCAATGCCGGTGCGATCGAGGCATTCACGCCGTCCTTCGACCGCCTCGATATCTTAGTGCTCGCGCAAGGCGCGGTGCTCTACCGCCGCGGCGAATTCGAGATGGCGGGCTTTCGCAAGGTGGTCGAGATCAACCTCATGAGCCTGATGGCCTGCGCGACGCGTTTTCATTCCATGCTGCGGGATGCGAAGGGCGCGCTGATCATGGTGTCCTCGACCGCAGCCTATCATTCGACCATGGGCAATCCCGCCTACAACGCGTCGAAGACCGGCGCGGTCGGATTGACGCGGACGCTGGGCGAGGCCTGGGCCGAGGACGGCATCCGTGTCAACGGCATCGCGCCCGGCCTCGTCGATACCAAGATGACGAAGGTGACGACCGACAATCCCAAGCGGCTCGAAGGCGCGCTGTCGCGCATTCCGCTGCGGCGATTGGGCACGCCGGCTGACATGGCGGGTGCGGCGCTGTTCCTGGCGTCTCCGCTGTCGTCCTACATCGTCGGCCAGACCCTCGTGGTCGATGGCGGGCTCATTCTGTAG
- a CDS encoding CsbD family protein: MDNDRIVGSAKEFAGRAEGAIGDLADDAKTQASGKAREAAGTVQNLYGQAKDAARDATDTAASYAKDAYEAGEDTFRDGTQAIARKVQDNPLGALLVAGGIGFALALLMSRPSRRPPPRWRYYG; the protein is encoded by the coding sequence ATGGACAACGATCGGATTGTCGGATCAGCCAAGGAATTCGCCGGACGCGCGGAAGGCGCTATCGGCGATCTCGCGGACGATGCGAAGACGCAGGCGTCAGGCAAGGCGCGGGAAGCCGCAGGCACGGTGCAGAATCTCTACGGCCAGGCCAAGGATGCCGCGCGCGATGCCACTGACACTGCCGCGAGCTACGCCAAGGATGCTTACGAAGCGGGCGAAGATACATTCCGCGACGGTACGCAGGCGATCGCCCGGAAGGTGCAGGACAACCCGCTCGGCGCGCTGCTCGTTGCGGGCGGCATCGGCTTCGCGCTCGCCCTGCTGATGTCGCGGCCTTCGCGCCGCCCGCCGCCGCGCTGGCGCTATTACGGTTAG
- a CDS encoding TauD/TfdA family dioxygenase: MTVAIRQLHKHFVGEVSGLDLRKPLTEGEAREIEAAMDKYAVLVFHDQDITDDQQMAFALNFGQREDARGGTVTKEKDYRLASGLNDVSNLGKDGKPLAKDSRAHLFNLGNCLWHSDSSFRPIPAKFSLLSARVVNPKGGNTEFADMRAAYDALDDETKTELEDLVCEHSLMYSRGSLGFTEYTDDEKEMFKPVLQRLVRTHPVHRRKSLYLSSHAGRIVSMSVPEGRLLLRDLNEHATNAEFVYVHKWKLHDLVMWDNRQTMHRVRRYDQSQPRDMRRATVAGTEPTVQQQAAE; this comes from the coding sequence ATGACGGTCGCCATCCGGCAGCTTCACAAACATTTTGTCGGCGAGGTTTCCGGCCTCGACCTGCGAAAGCCTCTCACCGAGGGCGAGGCGCGCGAGATCGAGGCCGCCATGGACAAATATGCGGTGCTGGTGTTCCACGACCAGGACATCACCGACGACCAGCAGATGGCCTTCGCGCTCAATTTCGGCCAGCGCGAGGACGCGCGCGGCGGCACCGTCACCAAGGAGAAGGACTACCGGCTCGCCTCAGGGCTCAACGACGTCTCCAATCTCGGCAAGGACGGCAAGCCGCTGGCGAAGGACAGCCGCGCGCATCTGTTCAATCTCGGCAACTGCCTTTGGCACTCCGACAGCTCGTTCCGCCCCATCCCGGCAAAATTCTCGCTGCTGTCGGCGCGCGTGGTGAACCCGAAGGGCGGCAACACCGAATTCGCCGACATGCGCGCGGCCTATGACGCGCTCGACGACGAGACCAAGACGGAGCTCGAGGATCTCGTCTGCGAGCACTCATTGATGTATTCGCGCGGCTCGCTCGGCTTCACCGAATATACCGATGACGAGAAGGAGATGTTCAAGCCGGTGCTGCAACGTCTGGTCCGCACCCATCCCGTCCATCGCCGCAAGTCGCTCTATCTCTCATCGCATGCCGGCAGGATCGTCAGCATGAGCGTGCCGGAGGGACGGCTGCTGCTGCGCGATCTCAACGAGCACGCGACAAATGCAGAGTTCGTCTACGTCCACAAATGGAAGCTGCATGATCTCGTGATGTGGGACAACCGCCAGACCATGCACCGCGTCCGCCGCTACGACCAGTCCCAGCCCCGCGACATGCGCCGCGCCACGGTGGCGGGGACGGAGCCAACAGTGCAGCAGCAGGCGGCGGAGTAG